GCTTGTGATCTTTCCAGCCTCTAACAGAACTTCAAGATATAAAGTGCAAGCGTTGTGGATTCTATGAGAAGGACACTTTCGTACCCAATGATGTATTTGACGAGTGGGAATTTTGTGCATCGGATTTCATGAGGTCAGATGGGAGATACATTCATTACAAAGAGAAAGAGCTCAATGCCACATTTCTATGCCCAGAATGTGTCCGACTTGGAGGCGGTAAGTCTTAATTCTATCAGAGTTTCCGTCATCTCTTGTTCACCTTTTCATGTGGTCTATCATCTATCGCGCTAAGCCGTTACTTTCACAAGATTGTGATTCAGATACTTTCTGAACCTACTTAATGTTAGCATAAGATGTTGATCTTGACCACATGATGGGCCAACAGATATATTCTCTGTCCCGAGTCCCCTAATTCTAAATGTCTGTGTGACGCTTTTCTGTGTTAAACTTGAACAAGGGCTGTTCTTGTAAATAGGATCAAACAATGATGATAAAATGGTTGATTTGCATTTGTTTTCCAGCTTCAAATCACTCATCCAAATCAAACAATAGCCCGAAGGAGATGCATTGGGCTGTGATTCTGGTTATCTGTGCTTTAGTCTCAGTTGTATTTATTGCTGGCTTCGTAACTGCATACAAGTACTggcagaaaagaaagaagcagCAAGAGCAGGCAAGGTTCCTGAAACTGTTTGAAGAAGGTGATGACATTGAGGATGAATTGGGTATCGGCCCCCTGAGCCATATAGTTTGAGTTGTTCCCCTTTATACTTGTGCCTCTTTAACTTCATGTGTATAGCAAAGTTCTCAACTACCAATTGACAATCCAACTAGGCATAGTTTGCATGATTCCCCTGTACAAAATTAATGCATCGCATGGCCATGGATTTTTGGACACACAAAACGCAAGAACTACAGACGACTTGTATATGTTCCATGATTTTGGAGAATCCAAAGGAGAAATGGCATTATCAGCGTATCCTTTATTGTCTTTACAAGAAGTTCGAGATCCCCTAGATTACAATCAAAATGCATGTATTCCATTACCTGTGTTCATCGGCCAAGcaaaaactaagaaaaagGTGATCTCccaagaggagaaaaagaaccAACTGCTTTCTGACTCATCATCTGTAACTGAGCTAGTAACCAAAGATTGACTCGTATAATATCGACGCCCCCCAGGCATTCCAGCTGCTGTACGGAATAATTTTATCCTCAGTATCATCATCCCCAAAGCCCAAACCAGTGAAGTCAGCCCACTGATTTTTAGTGTAATCGGAGTGCATGTCCTCGTTGTAGCCATAGCAACTGTGGTTCTTGTCTTCATCATACAGAGGACTTCCTTCTTTCTCGAAGCTGCTC
The nucleotide sequence above comes from Sesamum indicum cultivar Zhongzhi No. 13 linkage group LG11, S_indicum_v1.0, whole genome shotgun sequence. Encoded proteins:
- the LOC105174387 gene encoding uncharacterized protein LOC105174387 isoform X1 is translated as MIRRLFRPRVSCVLLLLCSIVLSYSTAVVSAAVVTLDSIEIFRTHEWFPSKPTVYFQCKGENMTVLPDVKEKHVFYSFKGEESWQPLTELQDIKCKRCGFYEKDTFVPNDVFDEWEFCASDFMRSDGRYIHYKEKELNATFLCPECVRLGGASNHSSKSNNSPKEMHWAVILVICALVSVVFIAGFVTAYKYWQKRKKQQEQARFLKLFEEGDDIEDELGIGPLSHIV
- the LOC105174387 gene encoding uncharacterized protein LOC105174387 isoform X3; the protein is MIRRLFRPRVSCVLLLLCSIVLSYSTVSAAVVTLDSIEIFRTHEWFPSKPTVYFQCKGENMTVLPDVKEKHVFYSFKGEESWQPLTELQDIKCKRCGFYEKDTFVPNDVFDEWEFCASDFMRSDGRYIHYKEKELNATFLCPECVRLGGASNHSSKSNNSPKEMHWAVILVICALVSVVFIAGFVTAYKYWQKRKKQQEQARFLKLFEEGDDIEDELGIGPLSHIV
- the LOC105174387 gene encoding uncharacterized protein LOC105174387 isoform X2; the encoded protein is MIRRLFRPRVSCVLLLLCSIVLSYSTVVSAAVVTLDSIEIFRTHEWFPSKPTVYFQCKGENMTVLPDVKEKHVFYSFKGEESWQPLTELQDIKCKRCGFYEKDTFVPNDVFDEWEFCASDFMRSDGRYIHYKEKELNATFLCPECVRLGGASNHSSKSNNSPKEMHWAVILVICALVSVVFIAGFVTAYKYWQKRKKQQEQARFLKLFEEGDDIEDELGIGPLSHIV